GGGGCAGCAGGGAATGGAGCTGACCGAGATCGAGGATCTGGTCGAGGCCGGAGCGGTGGCGATCTCGGACGACGGGAAGCCGGTCCGGAACGCGGAGCTCATGCGCCGCGCGCTCGAGCTGACGCGCGACCTGGGCATCCCCGTGATCCAGCACGCCGAGGATCCCGATCTCAAGGGCGTCGGCGTCATGCACGAGGGCTGGGTCTCGACCCGCATGGGGCTCAAGGGGATTCCCGACATCGCGGAGTCGGTGATCGTGGCTCGCGACGTGCTCCTCGCCGAGCTCACCGGCGGCCACGTGCACGTGGCGCACGTGAGCGCCGCGAAGACCGTGGACTTGATCCGCCAGGCGCGCGCCCGCGGGATCCGGATCACCGGGGAGACCGCGCCCCACTACCTGGTCCTGACCGACGAGGCGGTCGAAGGGTACGACACGAGCGCCAAGATGAATCCGCCGCTCCGCTCCGAGCGGGACCGGGACGCCCTGATCGAGGCGGTGCAGGATGGCACCCTCGACTGCCTGGCGACGGACCACGCGCCGCACACGGACATCGACAAGGACGGGGACTTCGACTCGGCGCCCTTCGGGATCGTGGGGCTCGAGACCGCCCTGGGGGTCTATCTCAAGGCCCTCGTGGAGCCGGGCCATCTGACGCTCCCCGGTCTGATCGCCCGCATGACGGTGGAGCCCTACCGGGTGCTGGGACGGCGGGGAGGAACGCTGGAACCGGGAGCGGAAGCGGACGTCACGGTGTTCGACCCTTCACACCGCTGGACCGTCCGCGCCTCGGAATTCGCGTCCAAGGGCCGGAACACTCCCTTCGAGGGCTGGGAGCTTCCCGGCCGCGTCCTCCTGACCCTGGTCGGAGGCAGAACCGTTTTCAGGGCAGAGACTTCCGAGGCTACCCTTCGTTAGCTGTCCGCGCCCCGCGCGTGATACGATCAGGTGTTCCATGCGCCATCTCCCGACGAGTCTCGCCCGTTTCGCGGCCCTGAGCCTGATCGTCCTGGCATCCGCGGGCGGATGCGCGTATTACAACACCTTCTACATCGCGAAGAAGAACTACCGTGAGGCCCAGAAGGCCCAGGAGAAGAGCCTGACCGACGCCCCGGCGGCGGAGGCGATCTCCAAGTACGAGATCGTCATCCGGCAGTGCAAGAAGATGCAGGAGGAGCACCCGAAGTCCAAGTGGGCGGACGACGCGGGCTATCTCATGGGTGCCTCGCTGTACGGGAAGGGGGACTACGCGGGCGCCCTCAAGAAGCTGGGCGAATTCCGGGAGCGGTTCCCGAAGAGTCCGTTCCGCTCCGAGGCGCGGTTCACGGAAGGGCTCGCGCGGTACCGCCGGAAGGAGTTCGGGGAGGCGGACTCGATCTTCCGCGAGCTTCACGCGAACATTCGCGACTTCCCGCGGAAGTGGGAGCTCCACTTCTACGCGGGCGAGACCCAGAGCGCGCTCAAGAACTACGACGCGGCCAACTGGTGGTACGCGCGCGCCCTCAAGGAGGCCGGGGGGCGCAGGGAAAAGGGGAACACCCTGCGGCGCTCGGCGGACGCGTATCTGGCCGCGGAGCGGCCCGACACGGCGCAGGTCGTCTATGACGAGGCGCTGAAGGTGGAGGAGCGCGGCCTCCAGCGCGTCGAGGTGGCCATGGCGCGCGGCGAGGCGCTGCGTCAGTTGGGGAAGTACCCGGAAGCGCTCCGGTTCCTGGACGATTGGAGGGCGTACGCGGCCGAGGTGGGCAAGGAGGGCGAGCTGATGCTTCGCGTCTACGAGCTCATGGCGCTCTCGGGTCGCGTTCCGGAGGCGATCCAGGGATACCGCGGGCTCGTCGAGAAGTTTCCCAGGACGCCGGTCGCGTACGAGTCCCAGTTCCAGATCGGGTTCCTCCACGAGACGGCGCTCGGGGATCTCGACGGCGCGGGCCGCGAGTACGACAAGCTGAAGACGCAGCCGGGATCCCAGTTCCAGACGCAGGCCGTCCGGCGCAGCCAGAACCTCTCGACCTTGAAGCAATACCGGACGGCGATGGCATCGGACACCACGCAAGCGGCGGCCAAGGCGGCCTTCCTGCTCGCGGAGCTCTATTACTTCCAGCTCGAGAAGGCGGACTCCGCGATGCTGCTCTACCGGAAGGTCGAGGCGGAGTTCCCCACGAGCGTGTTCGCGCCCAAGTCCGCCTATGCGCGCCTCTGGATCCGCGCGTACGACCGGCAGGACACGCTCGGCGCGATGGCGCTCACCGACTCGATCGCCGACCGCTATCGAGGAACACGCCATGCGGAGTCGGCGCTCTATCTCTGGAAGCGCTGGAGCGGCCGCGTCGACGAGAGAACGGCGCTCCTCGACTCGCTGCTCGCCAATCCGGACACGAGCCGATACGCCGCGTTCGAGCCCGAGCCCGAGCTCAAGCTCCCGCCGATCCCGACGTCGTCGGACACGACCACCGCCGCCATGCGCGCCGGCTACCAGGCGACGGTGAACGACAGCGCGCGGATGGAGGCCTTGCGCGCCGCGCGGCAGCGCGAGCTCGAGAGGCGCGGCACTCCGGGTGGGGCCCAAGCACCCACGCCATCGCCATCCCCATCGCCGCAGCCGCCGGCGGGCGATCCGGTCGCGCAGCCGCCGCAGCAGCAGCAAGCCGCGCCGCCCGAGGAGGAGGAGGATCTGGAGGAAGACACGGAGGACGGCGCCGGCCCATGAACCTGGTCCCGTGCTCGGTCGTCTCCAACCGTGAGATCACGCAGGGCAACTTCCTCCTGACCCTCAAGGTTCCGCGCGGGTTCTCGCGCCCGCAGCCGGGGCAGTTCGTGCACCTCCGGATCACGCAGGACGTGGAGCCGCTCCTCCGCCGTCCGTACAGCCTCGAAGGGTTCGTCGAACGGGGGAAGCTCCGCGCGGCGCGCATCTACTACTCGGTCGTGGGGCGCGGGTCGCGGCTTCTCTCCCAGCACCAGCCGGGAGCGAAGCTCGACGTCATCGGTCCGCTCGGCGTGGGCTTCTCGCCGCGCCCGCGGCGCCTTCCCATCCTCGTCGCGGGAGGACGCGGCGTCGCGCCGCTCCTCTTCCTGAGCCGGAGCCTCCGCGACCGGAAGCGTCCCTTCGTCTTCCTCTTCGGCGCGCGGTCGCGCCGCGAGCTCTATGGCGTGCGCGAGATCCGCGGGGGGCGTCTCCACGTCGCGACGGACGACGGCTCGGTGGGGTTCGAGGGGAGCGTGCTGGAGCTCTTGCGTCAGGAGTGGCGCGAGGGCGGGCACACGCCGCTCACGGCGGAGATCTTCACGTGCGGGCCGCACGGGCTCCTCCACGAGGTCTCCGACTTCGCGAGAGAGAACGGCATCCGCTGCGAGGCTTCCCTGGAGGGCCCCATGGCCTGCGCGGTCGGCGCCTGCCGCGGCTGCCCGGTGCCGCTCCTCCCGGGCGCGGACTCGGGGCGCTACCCCGCCATGTGCGTCGAGGGACCCGTGATGGACGCGACCATCGTCGACTGGGCGCGGCTCCCGTGAAGCGCGACCTCTCGGTCCGGATCGGCTCGCTCGAGCTCCGGAATCCCGTGCTCGTGGCCTCCGGCATCATCGGCTACGGCCGCGAGTACGAGCGGCTCGTCTCGCTCGAGGAGATCGGCGGCATCGTGACCAAGACCGTGACGCGCCACGCGCGCGCGGGGAATCCGCCGCCGCGCGTGTGCGAGACCCCCGCGGGCATGCTGAACTCGATCGGGATCGAGAACCCGGGGCTCGAAGGGTTCCTCGCCGTCAAGGTCCCGGTCCTGCGCGGGCTCCCCTGCGCGGTGATCGTGTCCGTCGAGGGCGAGAACGTCCCGGAGTTCTGCGAGCTGGTCGAGGGCGTGGACGGAAGCGGCGTCGCGCACGCGATCGAGGTGAACATCTCGTGCCCCAACGTGGGGCCGCACGGGATGCGGTACTCCACCGACGCGGGCATGGCGCGCGAGGTGATGGGCGCCATCCGGCCGCTCACGAAGCTTCCTCTCATCGCGAAGCTCACGCCCAACGTGACGCGCATCGGCGAGATCGCGGAGGCGTGCGAGTCCTGCGGCGCGGACGCCGTGTCGCTCGTGAACACGTTCGTCGGCATGGCGGTGGACGCGCGCACGCGAAAGCCGATCCTCGGCACGGTGCTGGGCGGCCTCTCGGGACCGGCCATCAAGCCGCTCGCCCTCGCCAAGGTCTGGGAGGTGGTGCAGGCGGTCGACATCCCGGTGGTCGGGATGGGCGGCATCACGCGCCCCGTGGACGCCGTGGAGTTCCTGCTCCTGGGCGCCCGCGCGGTCGAGGTCGGGACCGCGCTCTTCGCCGACCCCACACTCGCGGAGGGATGCGTGAGCGAGATCGATCGGTATCTGGAGAAGATGGGCTCGTCGTCGGTCGACGACCTGATCGGCGGGCTCGAGGTCCCGGAAGGGCGCGGCGTGATCCGTGCCGGATGCGCGCCCCGGACCGTGCGCGGAGGGCGCGCGTCATGACCGCCTCCGCCGAAGCCCCACCCCGCGCGCCTTCCGTGCGCGACCGGCTCATCGTCGCGCTCGACGTGCCGGACCTCCGGACCGCCGAGGCCCACATCGACCGGCTCGGGGACGGAGTCCTCTGGTACAAGGTCGGACTCCAGCTCTTCTGCGCGGCCGGGCGGGACACGCTCCGCGCGGTCGCGTCGCGCGGGAAGCGGATCTTCCTCGACCTCAAGCTCCACGACATTCCCGCCACGGTCGAGAAGGCGGTGCGGGCCCTCGAGGGGCTCCCGGTCTCGCTCCTCACGGTGCACGCCTCGGGCGGCCCCGAGATGCTCGCCGCCGCCGCGCGCGCCGCGCGCGCGATCGGCCCCGAGGAGTCGCGTCCCCGGATCCTCGGCGTGACGATGCTCACGAGCCTCGAAGGGGACGAGATCCCGCCGCTCTGGAATCCCGGCACGAGCCTGGAAGGGAAGGTCCTCGCGCTCGCGCGCATGGCCGGGGATTCGGGCGCGGACGGCGTCGTGGCGTCGCCACGCGAGCTTCCCGCGCTCCGCCGCGAGCACGCGTCGCCGTTCCTGATCGTGACTCCCGGAATCCGCGGCGCGGGGGACGCGGCGCACGACCAGAAGCGCACGATGTCCATCGGCGAGGCCTTCGCGCTCGGCGCCGACTACGTCGTCGTGGGGCGGCCGCTGCTCGAGGCGTCCGATCCCGCGCGGACGCTCGCCTCGTTCGAAGCCGACGTGAGCGCCACTCTCTCGAAAAGGAGCCACGGATGAAGGTCCTG
This window of the Candidatus Eisenbacteria bacterium genome carries:
- a CDS encoding dihydroorotase; translation: MTNPLCLRGGRVLDPARGIDRVQDLWIEGGKIAGWGEDAPSALRSNPKAEIVDVRGAVVCPGLVDIHVHLREPGQEDRETIETGARAAVRGGFATVACMPNTDPPLDDRPRVEYVRRRGLEVGLARVLPIAAVTKGQQGMELTEIEDLVEAGAVAISDDGKPVRNAELMRRALELTRDLGIPVIQHAEDPDLKGVGVMHEGWVSTRMGLKGIPDIAESVIVARDVLLAELTGGHVHVAHVSAAKTVDLIRQARARGIRITGETAPHYLVLTDEAVEGYDTSAKMNPPLRSERDRDALIEAVQDGTLDCLATDHAPHTDIDKDGDFDSAPFGIVGLETALGVYLKALVEPGHLTLPGLIARMTVEPYRVLGRRGGTLEPGAEADVTVFDPSHRWTVRASEFASKGRNTPFEGWELPGRVLLTLVGGRTVFRAETSEATLR
- a CDS encoding tetratricopeptide repeat protein → MRHLPTSLARFAALSLIVLASAGGCAYYNTFYIAKKNYREAQKAQEKSLTDAPAAEAISKYEIVIRQCKKMQEEHPKSKWADDAGYLMGASLYGKGDYAGALKKLGEFRERFPKSPFRSEARFTEGLARYRRKEFGEADSIFRELHANIRDFPRKWELHFYAGETQSALKNYDAANWWYARALKEAGGRREKGNTLRRSADAYLAAERPDTAQVVYDEALKVEERGLQRVEVAMARGEALRQLGKYPEALRFLDDWRAYAAEVGKEGELMLRVYELMALSGRVPEAIQGYRGLVEKFPRTPVAYESQFQIGFLHETALGDLDGAGREYDKLKTQPGSQFQTQAVRRSQNLSTLKQYRTAMASDTTQAAAKAAFLLAELYYFQLEKADSAMLLYRKVEAEFPTSVFAPKSAYARLWIRAYDRQDTLGAMALTDSIADRYRGTRHAESALYLWKRWSGRVDERTALLDSLLANPDTSRYAAFEPEPELKLPPIPTSSDTTTAAMRAGYQATVNDSARMEALRAARQRELERRGTPGGAQAPTPSPSPSPQPPAGDPVAQPPQQQQAAPPEEEEDLEEDTEDGAGP
- a CDS encoding dihydroorotate dehydrogenase electron transfer subunit encodes the protein MNLVPCSVVSNREITQGNFLLTLKVPRGFSRPQPGQFVHLRITQDVEPLLRRPYSLEGFVERGKLRAARIYYSVVGRGSRLLSQHQPGAKLDVIGPLGVGFSPRPRRLPILVAGGRGVAPLLFLSRSLRDRKRPFVFLFGARSRRELYGVREIRGGRLHVATDDGSVGFEGSVLELLRQEWREGGHTPLTAEIFTCGPHGLLHEVSDFARENGIRCEASLEGPMACAVGACRGCPVPLLPGADSGRYPAMCVEGPVMDATIVDWARLP
- a CDS encoding dihydroorotate dehydrogenase; protein product: MKRDLSVRIGSLELRNPVLVASGIIGYGREYERLVSLEEIGGIVTKTVTRHARAGNPPPRVCETPAGMLNSIGIENPGLEGFLAVKVPVLRGLPCAVIVSVEGENVPEFCELVEGVDGSGVAHAIEVNISCPNVGPHGMRYSTDAGMAREVMGAIRPLTKLPLIAKLTPNVTRIGEIAEACESCGADAVSLVNTFVGMAVDARTRKPILGTVLGGLSGPAIKPLALAKVWEVVQAVDIPVVGMGGITRPVDAVEFLLLGARAVEVGTALFADPTLAEGCVSEIDRYLEKMGSSSVDDLIGGLEVPEGRGVIRAGCAPRTVRGGRAS
- the pyrF gene encoding orotidine-5'-phosphate decarboxylase, producing MTASAEAPPRAPSVRDRLIVALDVPDLRTAEAHIDRLGDGVLWYKVGLQLFCAAGRDTLRAVASRGKRIFLDLKLHDIPATVEKAVRALEGLPVSLLTVHASGGPEMLAAAARAARAIGPEESRPRILGVTMLTSLEGDEIPPLWNPGTSLEGKVLALARMAGDSGADGVVASPRELPALRREHASPFLIVTPGIRGAGDAAHDQKRTMSIGEAFALGADYVVVGRPLLEASDPARTLASFEADVSATLSKRSHG